A region of Apium graveolens cultivar Ventura unplaced genomic scaffold, ASM990537v1 ctg680, whole genome shotgun sequence DNA encodes the following proteins:
- the LOC141703590 gene encoding berberine bridge enzyme-like 8 has protein sequence MKFQSFCCLLFLLAILFLSPTDSAEQRNQDFLQCLITINSERNSSISEVIFTPDNSSYTNVLQATIQNLRFSSPSTPKPRVIVTPVDASQIQTVIFCSKKYGMEIRIRSGGHDFEGLSYVSQVPFVLLDMINLRSVDVDATRATAWVGAGATLGELYYGISQKSNTLGFGAGPWYSVGITGFISGGGYGMMRRKYGLAADNVIDARMIDVNGKFLDRKSMGEDLFWAIRGGGGSSFGVILSWKINLVPVPNLVTVFRVTRTLEQNATNIFHRFQVAAPQFPKDLDIWCYISSVLSNFSPRADKRTVSILFESLFLGRASTLLQVMQQNFPELGLVKEDCSEVSWIQSTPFFSNLSVTTSPEILLNRNALPKSPFKGTSDFVQQPIPINGLNGLWDILYKVAPTSATLQITPWGGRMYEISESAIPFPHRAGNLYMINMGVTLDTDVTARLQWIRSLYQYFTPYVSKSPRGAYVNYNDLDFGVNNQRGKTTYAVASRWGKKYLKNNFDRLIKVKSKVDPGNFFKHEQSIPPL, from the coding sequence ATGAAGTTTCAATCTTTTTGTTGCCTTCTGTTTTTGCTTGCTATCCTTTTTCTCTCACCAACTGATTCAGCTGAACAACGAAATCAAGACTTCCTTCAATGTTTAATAACGATTAATTCTGAAAGAAACTCTTCAATTTCAGAAGTAATTTTCACTCCTGATAACTCTTCCTACACAAATGTATTGCAGGCTACCATACAGAATCTGCGATTCTCCTCTCCATCGACTCCTAAGCCTCGAGTTATCGTGACCCCTGTTGATGCGTCACAAATCCAAACTGTCATCTTCTGCTCCAAAAAATATGGCATGGAGATTAGAATTCGAAGTGGAGGTCATGATTTTGAGGGTCTTTCATATGTATCACAAGTACCATTTGTGTTGCTTGATATGATAAATCTTCGATCAGTTGATGTCGATGCCACAAGGGCAACTGCATGGGTGGGGGCTGGTGCAACATTGGGGGAACTTTATTATGGAATATCGCAGAAAAGTAATACTCTTGGATTTGGTGCTGGTCCTTGGTACAGTGTAGGCATCACCGGTTTTATCAGTGGGGGAGGATATGGAATGATGCGAAGAAAATATGGGCTTGCAGCTGATAATGTAATTGATGCTCGTATGATCGATGTAAATGGAAAGTTTCTTGACAGAAAATCAATGGGCGAAGATCTCTTTTGGGCCATTCGAGGAGGTGGTGGTTCTAGCTTTGGTGTAATACTTTCGTGGAAAATAAACTTGGTTCCGGTTCCAAACCTTGTGACAGTTTTTAGAGTGACCAGAACTTTAGAACAAAACGCAACCAACATTTTTCATCGATTCCAAGTTGCTGCTCCTCAGTTTCCAAAAGATCTAGACATCTGGTGCTACATATCAAGTGTCCTGAGCAACTTCAGCCCTCGAGCAGATAAAAGAACAGTGTCCATCCTATTTGAATCACTGTTTCTTGGCCGAGCAAGTACATTACTTCAAGTTATGCAGCAAAACTTTCCGGAGTTGGGACTGGTAAAAGAAGATTGCTCTGAAGTCAGTTGGATCCAGTCCACACCTTTCTTTTCAAATTTATCAGTTACAACATCTCCTGAAATATTACTTAACAGAAATGCGTTACCAAAATCTCCTTTTAAGGGAACCTCAGACTTCGTTCAACAACCGATTCCAATAAATGGTCTTAACGGGCTATGGGACATTTTGTACAAAGTTGCACCTACGTCAGCAACCTTACAAATCACACCATGGGGAGGAAGAATGTACGAGATTTCAGAGTCAGCAATTCCATTCCCACATAGAGCTGGAAATTTATATATGATCAACATGGGGGTAACATTGGACACTGATGTCACTGCACGATTACAGTGGATTAGAAGTCTGTACCAGTATTTCACTCCTTACGTTTCCAAGTCTCCAAGAGGTGCATATGTGAATTATAACGATCTCGATTTTGGAGTGAACAATCAGCGAGGAAAAACAACCTATGCAGTAGCTAGTAGATGGGGAAAAAAGTACTTGAAGAATAATTTCGATAGGCTAATTAAAGTGAAGTCTAAAGTTGATCCTGGCAACTTCTTCAAGCATGAGCAGAGTATTCCTCCTCTTTAA
- the LOC141703592 gene encoding uncharacterized protein LOC141703592 — MAMQTGKRICGLVMIDLKIDCIKACHPKCIGKDDSVVDTGNSWTCVEYHNDVFFSGARMFIILSSNNLLTYKTYATASDAHSCFICHKGQDFICVGCPKALCRHCIGQVEFVQIRGNKGLCHVCLKYGLLVEEKKDGDYDRKFMEHFGLAWKIIRERESLTLKYLRSAEDRMKKGEFYMSCCDSDENDGVKSDIYDKFPKENLKARRIPPLQYASIEPENMTLVYLKRGLVRKLLKGPRTLFDDKLIGSFVKIRAARNDRFDQNIFKLLQVTGTIWTYNGENDPEVLLHVSGMENKISINLLENCNITQEECKDLKIRIQCGLLKQPTVDELEQKAIILHEDITKHWIATELQRLKNRFDLACEKGWRGQYPLLLE; from the exons ATGGCGATGCAAACTGGCAAAAGGATATGTGGATTAGTGATGATCGATCTAAAAAT AGATTGCATAAAAGCGTGCCACCCTAAATGTATAGGCAAGGATGATTCAGTCGTCGACACCGGAAATTCCTGGACTTGTG TGGAATATCATAACGATGTATTTTTTTCTGGAGCTCGAATGTTCATTATCCTGTCATCAAATAATTTACTAACATATAAAACTTATGCTACTGCTTCAGATGCTCATTCTTGCTTCATATGCCACAAAGGCCAGGATTTTATTTGCGTGGGCTGTCCAAAGGCTCTTTGCAGGCACTGTATTGGGCAAGTTGAATTTGTTCAGATTAGAGGAAACAAGGGTTTATGTCATGTCTGTTTGAAGTATGGGCTACTAGTTGAAGAAAAAAAGGATGGTGATTATGACAGG AAATTTATGGAGCACTTTGGTTTAGCTTGGAAAATTATCAGGGAGAGAGAATCCTTGACTCTGAAATATCTCCGCTCTGCGGAAGATAGAATGAAGAAAGGCGAATTCTATATGTCTTGCTGCGACTCAGATGAGAATGATGGTGTGAAGTCAGATATATATGACAAATTCCCTAAGGAAAACTTGAAAGCTCGCAGGATTCCTCCACTCCAGTACGCGTCAATAGAACCTGAGAACATGACTCTGGTCTACCTAAAGAGGGGGTTAGTTAGGAAACTTCTAAAGGGACCCAGGACCTTGTTTGATGACAAGTTAATCGGAAGTTTCGTTAAAATCAGAGCAGCTAGGAATGACCGTTTTGACCAGAACATTTTTAAGCTCTTGCAAGTCACAG GCACAATATGGACTTACAATGGTGAAAATGATCCCGAGGTATTACTGCATGTTTCAGGCATGGAGAATAAAATTAGTATCAATTTGCTCGAAAACTGCAACATAACCCAG GAAGAGTGCAAAGATTTGAAGATACGCATACAATGTGGCCTTTTAAAACAACCTACTGTA GATGAGCTTGAACAGAAGGCGATAATTTTGCACGAGGATATAACGAAACAT tggattgctacagaGCTGCAGAGGCTTAAAAATCGTTTTGATCTAGCTTGTGAAAAAGGGTGGAGAGGACAATATCCTTTATTATTAGAATAA